The following coding sequences lie in one Mycobacterium sp. Z3061 genomic window:
- a CDS encoding protein kinase domain-containing protein translates to MTNTGSESRVGSLFGPYQLVRLIGRGGMGEVYEAEDTRKHRVVALKLISTQFSNNPVFRSRMQREADIAGRLNEPHIVPIHDYGELDGHFFVEMRLIDGVSLRSMLTQFGPLTPARTVAIIRQVAAALDAAHASGITHRDVKPENILVAQNDFAYLVDFGIARAAHDPNLTQSGMAVGTYNYMAPERFTGDDVTYRADIYALACVLGECLTGAPPYRADSVERLIASHLMEPVPRPSILRPGRVPAALDHVIAKGMAKNPNDRYMTAGDLAIAAHEALSTPEQRQEATILRQGDNETLMLPAVDPGAGGWSSQGGSGSYPSSPATMRAPVPQFRTGDETMAQPLPSNTGGWRERPQNNSDQFTQAAPVPPAGWASHPGVANPSGPVPMGPPPYQQHSQPHPAAAPAPPPKPKKSRKALIIGAAAAAVLLVVIAATAFFLSGSDGNGSSTQSATGQQVMPFNGLNFRFAPGGVAVDPSGTVYVTNQTMYGRVVTLPDGSTSPTVKPFNGLYEPQGIAVDAAGKIYVSDFNNRVVALAGGSNNQVVLPFNGLNYPEGVAVDPQGNVYVADRGNNRVLKLAAGSNAQTELPFNGLKNPDGVAVDSDGNIYVTDTDNNRVLKLDAGTSNQSELPFTGMSAPWGITVDGAGNVYVTEHDNNVVAKLPAGATASVELPFNGLNTPLSVAVDKKGNVYVADRGNGRVLRLPPGS, encoded by the coding sequence GTGACCAACACCGGGTCGGAATCGCGGGTCGGGTCACTCTTTGGTCCCTATCAGTTGGTGCGCCTGATCGGCCGCGGCGGGATGGGTGAGGTCTACGAAGCCGAAGACACCCGCAAGCACCGGGTGGTGGCGCTCAAGCTCATCTCGACGCAGTTCTCCAACAACCCGGTGTTCCGATCCCGGATGCAGCGGGAGGCCGACATCGCCGGCCGGCTCAATGAGCCGCACATCGTGCCGATTCATGACTACGGCGAACTCGACGGGCACTTCTTCGTGGAGATGCGCCTCATCGACGGCGTGTCACTGCGGTCCATGCTGACCCAGTTCGGGCCCCTCACCCCGGCCCGGACGGTCGCGATCATCCGGCAGGTCGCGGCGGCACTGGACGCCGCGCACGCCAGCGGCATCACTCACCGCGACGTCAAGCCGGAGAACATCCTGGTGGCCCAGAACGACTTCGCCTACCTCGTGGACTTCGGCATCGCCCGCGCGGCGCACGACCCCAACCTGACCCAGAGCGGGATGGCCGTCGGCACCTACAACTACATGGCTCCGGAACGGTTCACCGGCGACGACGTCACGTACCGGGCAGACATCTACGCGCTGGCCTGCGTGCTGGGCGAGTGCCTGACCGGGGCGCCGCCCTACCGAGCCGACAGCGTCGAGCGCCTGATCGCCTCGCACCTGATGGAGCCGGTGCCGCGGCCCAGCATCCTGCGCCCGGGCCGCGTCCCCGCGGCACTCGACCACGTGATCGCCAAGGGCATGGCCAAGAACCCCAACGACCGGTACATGACCGCCGGCGACCTCGCGATCGCCGCGCACGAGGCGCTCAGCACGCCCGAACAGCGCCAGGAAGCCACCATCCTGCGCCAGGGTGACAACGAAACGCTGATGCTTCCCGCGGTCGACCCGGGTGCGGGCGGCTGGTCCAGCCAGGGCGGCTCGGGTTCCTACCCGAGCAGTCCTGCGACCATGCGGGCCCCGGTTCCGCAGTTCCGCACCGGCGACGAGACGATGGCGCAGCCACTGCCGTCCAACACCGGCGGCTGGCGGGAGAGGCCCCAGAACAACTCGGATCAGTTCACCCAGGCCGCCCCGGTTCCGCCCGCGGGATGGGCCAGTCACCCCGGCGTCGCCAACCCCTCGGGACCGGTCCCCATGGGCCCTCCGCCCTATCAGCAGCATTCCCAGCCGCACCCGGCCGCCGCTCCGGCACCGCCACCGAAGCCGAAGAAGTCACGCAAGGCGCTGATCATCGGCGCCGCCGCCGCGGCCGTCCTGCTGGTCGTCATCGCGGCCACGGCATTCTTCCTCAGCGGCTCCGACGGCAACGGATCCTCGACCCAGAGCGCGACCGGCCAGCAGGTGATGCCGTTCAACGGCCTCAATTTCCGCTTTGCCCCGGGCGGGGTCGCGGTCGACCCCAGCGGCACCGTCTACGTGACCAACCAGACCATGTACGGCCGCGTCGTGACGTTGCCGGACGGATCCACCTCGCCGACGGTCAAGCCGTTCAACGGGCTGTACGAACCGCAGGGTATCGCCGTGGATGCGGCCGGCAAGATCTATGTCAGTGACTTCAACAACCGGGTGGTGGCGCTGGCGGGCGGGTCGAACAACCAGGTGGTGCTGCCCTTCAACGGGCTCAACTACCCCGAGGGTGTGGCGGTCGACCCGCAGGGCAACGTCTACGTCGCCGACCGCGGCAACAACCGGGTGCTCAAGCTGGCGGCGGGCAGCAACGCGCAGACGGAGTTGCCGTTCAACGGGCTGAAGAATCCCGACGGGGTGGCCGTCGACAGCGACGGCAACATCTACGTCACCGACACCGACAACAACCGGGTACTGAAGCTGGACGCCGGAACCAGCAACCAGTCCGAGTTGCCGTTCACCGGCATGAGCGCGCCGTGGGGGATCACCGTCGACGGCGCGGGCAACGTCTACGTCACCGAGCACGACAACAACGTGGTGGCGAAGTTGCCGGCCGGCGCGACCGCCTCGGTTGAGTTGCCGTTCAACGGCCTGAACACCCCGCTGTCGGTGGCCGTGGACAAGAAGGGCAACGTCTACGTCGCCGACCGCGGCAACGGCCGGGTGTTGCGTCTCCCGCCCGGCTCGTGA
- the pstS gene encoding phosphate ABC transporter substrate-binding protein PstS — protein sequence MKSTRFGVALSLLVVSALVLSGCGGNSGKSASSSSSAAPVVPVNCGGKKKILAGGSTAQKNAMEQFVYAYIHACPGHTLDYAANGSGAGMKAFLGNETDFAGSDSPMNPDKGEPDRARERCGSAAWDIPVVFGPIAVTYNINGVNSLSLDGPTIARIFNGAITRWDDPAIKALNQSTNLPPTPIHVVFRGDQSGTTDNFQRYLDAASNGAWGKGTGQAFNGGVGEGAAGNDGTSQAMKRTDGSITYNEWSFAVGHQLNMAQVITSAGPQAVSISAETVGKTIAGATFKPGSDTNDLIVDTSSFYKPTQAGAYPIVLVTYEIVCSKYPDSPTGQAVKAFMQATIGDGQIGLDEYGYIPLPNSFQSKLVPVVNAIA from the coding sequence GTGAAGTCCACTCGATTTGGCGTCGCGCTCAGCCTGCTAGTTGTCAGCGCACTGGTGCTGTCGGGATGTGGCGGCAATTCCGGGAAATCGGCGTCGTCGTCATCGAGTGCCGCGCCGGTCGTCCCGGTCAACTGCGGCGGCAAGAAGAAGATCCTGGCCGGTGGCTCGACCGCGCAGAAGAACGCGATGGAGCAGTTCGTCTACGCATACATCCATGCCTGTCCCGGCCACACCCTGGACTATGCCGCCAACGGCTCGGGCGCCGGCATGAAAGCGTTCCTCGGCAACGAAACCGACTTCGCCGGCTCCGACTCCCCGATGAATCCCGACAAGGGCGAACCGGACCGGGCCCGCGAGCGGTGCGGCTCGGCGGCGTGGGACATCCCGGTCGTCTTCGGCCCGATCGCGGTGACCTACAACATCAACGGGGTCAATTCGCTCAGCCTGGACGGACCCACCATCGCCAGGATCTTCAACGGCGCGATCACCAGGTGGGACGACCCGGCCATCAAGGCACTCAACCAGAGCACCAACCTGCCGCCGACGCCGATCCACGTCGTGTTCCGCGGCGACCAGTCCGGCACCACCGACAACTTCCAGCGCTACCTCGACGCCGCCTCCAACGGCGCCTGGGGCAAAGGCACGGGGCAGGCGTTCAACGGCGGCGTCGGTGAAGGCGCTGCCGGCAACGACGGTACGTCGCAGGCCATGAAACGAACCGACGGGTCAATCACCTACAACGAATGGTCCTTCGCGGTGGGGCATCAGTTGAACATGGCCCAGGTCATCACCTCGGCCGGCCCGCAGGCGGTGTCGATCAGCGCCGAGACGGTGGGCAAGACGATCGCCGGGGCCACCTTCAAACCCGGCAGCGACACCAACGACCTGATTGTCGACACGTCGTCCTTCTACAAGCCGACCCAGGCCGGCGCCTACCCGATCGTGTTGGTCACCTACGAGATCGTCTGCTCGAAGTATCCAGACAGCCCAACGGGCCAGGCGGTTAAGGCGTTCATGCAAGCCACAATTGGCGACGGCCAAATCGGTTTGGATGAGTATGGATACATCCCGCTGCCCAACTCGTTCCAATCGAAATTGGTGCCGGTCGTCAACGCCATCGCGTGA
- the pstC gene encoding phosphate ABC transporter permease subunit PstC, whose protein sequence is MVKAPLAKHALAEVDARAARRADRLFQLVASAAGSTIVVAIVLIAVFLLIKAIPSLQANQANFFTSAQFDTSANKLAFGIRDLFMVTVLSSITALALAVPIAVGIAVFVTQYAPKRLARPFGAMVDLLAAVPSIIFGLWGIFVLAPKLLPVATVLNKNLGWLFLFKSGNVSLAGGGTIFTAGIVLAVMILPIVTSVSREVFRQTPPMQIEAAQALGATKWEVIRMTVLPFGRSGVIAASMLGLGRALGETVAVLIILRSAAKPGNWSLFDGGYTFASKIASAASEFSAPLPTGAYISAGFALFVLTFMVNAAARAIAGGKVNG, encoded by the coding sequence GTGGTCAAAGCCCCGCTAGCTAAGCATGCGCTAGCGGAGGTAGACGCGCGCGCGGCACGGCGGGCGGACCGCCTGTTTCAGCTGGTCGCCTCGGCGGCCGGGAGCACCATCGTGGTAGCGATCGTGCTGATCGCGGTGTTCCTGCTGATCAAGGCGATTCCGTCGCTGCAGGCGAACCAAGCCAACTTCTTCACCAGCGCGCAGTTCGACACCTCCGCCAACAAGCTGGCCTTCGGGATCCGCGATCTGTTCATGGTCACCGTGCTCAGTTCGATCACTGCCCTGGCGCTGGCGGTCCCGATCGCCGTCGGTATCGCCGTGTTCGTCACCCAGTACGCCCCGAAGCGGCTGGCCCGGCCGTTCGGGGCGATGGTCGATCTGCTGGCCGCGGTCCCGTCGATCATCTTCGGTTTGTGGGGCATCTTCGTGTTGGCGCCGAAACTGCTGCCGGTTGCCACCGTCCTCAACAAGAACCTGGGCTGGCTGTTTCTGTTCAAAAGCGGCAACGTCTCGCTCGCCGGGGGCGGCACGATCTTCACCGCAGGCATCGTCCTGGCGGTGATGATCCTGCCGATCGTCACCTCGGTGTCGCGGGAGGTGTTTCGCCAGACCCCCCCGATGCAGATCGAAGCCGCGCAGGCCCTGGGCGCGACGAAGTGGGAAGTAATACGGATGACCGTGCTGCCGTTCGGCCGCAGCGGGGTAATCGCTGCCTCGATGCTGGGTCTGGGACGCGCGCTGGGCGAAACGGTGGCGGTGCTGATCATTCTGAGATCGGCCGCCAAGCCCGGGAATTGGTCGCTGTTCGACGGCGGCTACACGTTTGCCTCCAAAATCGCCTCTGCCGCATCAGAATTCAGCGCGCCGCTGCCGACCGGCGCCTACATTTCGGCCGGATTCGCACTGTTCGTGCTGACCTTCATGGTCAACGCCGCGGCACGCGCGATCGCCGGCGGAAAGGTCAACGGGTGA
- the pstA gene encoding phosphate ABC transporter permease PstA, whose protein sequence is MLYRHLSLRRRITNNVATGFFVASFLIALVPLVWLLAVVIARGWHAVVQMDWWTHSLRGVLPEEFTGGVYQALYGTVAQAGVAAVIAVPLGLMTAVYLVEYGTSRMARVTTFMVDVLAGVPSIVAALFIFSLWIATLGLQQSAFAVSLALVLLMLPVVVRSTEEMLRLVPDELREASYALGVPKWKTIVRIVAPIATPGIISGVLLAVARVIGETAPVLVLVGYSRSINYDIFNGNMASLPLLIYTELTNPEHAGFLRVWGAALTLIIIVAVINLSAAGMRFLATRRR, encoded by the coding sequence ATGTTGTACCGGCACCTGAGTCTGCGGCGCCGGATCACCAACAACGTCGCGACCGGCTTCTTCGTCGCCTCGTTCCTTATCGCGCTGGTGCCGCTGGTATGGCTGCTGGCGGTGGTGATCGCGCGCGGCTGGCACGCGGTCGTACAGATGGACTGGTGGACGCACTCGCTGCGGGGTGTGTTGCCCGAGGAATTCACCGGCGGTGTGTACCAGGCCTTGTACGGGACCGTGGCGCAGGCCGGTGTGGCGGCGGTGATCGCGGTGCCGCTGGGTCTGATGACCGCGGTCTATCTGGTCGAATACGGGACCAGTCGGATGGCGCGGGTGACGACGTTCATGGTGGACGTGCTGGCCGGGGTCCCGTCGATCGTGGCCGCGCTGTTCATCTTCAGCCTCTGGATCGCCACCCTCGGGTTGCAGCAGAGCGCCTTCGCCGTGTCGTTGGCACTGGTGCTGCTGATGCTGCCGGTGGTGGTGCGCTCCACCGAGGAGATGCTGCGACTGGTGCCCGACGAATTGCGCGAAGCCAGTTACGCACTGGGCGTTCCGAAGTGGAAGACGATCGTGCGGATCGTGGCGCCGATCGCGACTCCGGGCATCATCTCCGGCGTACTGCTGGCGGTCGCCCGGGTGATCGGCGAGACCGCCCCGGTGCTGGTGCTGGTGGGCTACAGCCGGTCGATCAACTACGACATCTTCAACGGCAACATGGCATCGCTGCCGCTACTGATCTACACCGAGCTCACCAACCCCGAACACGCCGGTTTCCTGCGTGTCTGGGGTGCGGCGCTGACCCTGATCATCATCGTCGCCGTGATCAACCTGTCGGCGGCGGGGATGCGGTTCCTGGCCACCCGGCGGCGCTGA
- the pstS gene encoding phosphate ABC transporter substrate-binding protein PstS translates to MKLNRFGAALGVLASGALVLSACGSDNNAGGGGQGTSGGSSGSVSCGGKKTLKASGSTAQANAMTRFVKAFESACPGQTLNYTGNGSGAGISEFNGNQTDFGGSDSPLGKDEAAAAQKRCGDAPAWNLPVVFGPIAVTYNIGGVSSLNLDGTTLAKIFSGAITTWNDPAIAAINSGTNLPATPIHVVFRSDESGTTDNFQRYLDAASNGAWGKGAGKAFKGGVGEGAKGNDGTSAAIKSTEGSITYNEWSFAQGQRLNIAKIITSAGPEPVAIGTDSVGKTIAGATISGQGNDLVLDTLSFYRPTQPGSYPIVLATYEIVCSKYPDAQVGTAVKAFLQSTIGGGQNGLGDNGYVPIPDSFKSRLSTAVNAIS, encoded by the coding sequence TTGAAACTCAACCGATTTGGCGCCGCGCTCGGAGTGCTGGCCTCGGGTGCTCTGGTGTTGTCTGCGTGCGGTAGTGACAACAACGCTGGTGGGGGAGGTCAAGGAACGTCGGGCGGCTCGTCGGGCAGCGTGAGCTGCGGTGGCAAGAAGACGCTGAAGGCCAGCGGCTCCACCGCGCAGGCCAACGCGATGACCCGGTTCGTCAAGGCGTTCGAATCGGCCTGCCCCGGCCAGACGCTGAACTACACCGGCAACGGCTCGGGTGCGGGAATCAGCGAATTCAACGGCAACCAAACCGATTTCGGTGGCTCTGACTCTCCGCTCGGCAAGGACGAGGCGGCGGCGGCGCAGAAGCGTTGCGGCGACGCGCCGGCCTGGAACCTGCCGGTGGTGTTCGGCCCCATCGCGGTGACCTACAACATCGGCGGCGTCAGTTCGCTGAACCTCGACGGGACCACCCTGGCCAAGATCTTCAGCGGCGCCATCACCACCTGGAACGACCCGGCGATCGCGGCCATCAACTCGGGCACCAACCTGCCCGCTACGCCGATCCACGTCGTGTTCCGCAGCGACGAGTCCGGGACCACGGACAACTTCCAGCGCTACCTCGACGCCGCCTCCAACGGCGCGTGGGGCAAGGGCGCCGGTAAGGCCTTCAAGGGCGGCGTCGGCGAAGGCGCCAAAGGCAACGACGGCACCTCGGCGGCCATCAAGAGCACCGAGGGGTCCATCACCTACAACGAGTGGTCGTTCGCCCAAGGGCAGAGACTGAACATCGCTAAGATCATCACCTCGGCCGGTCCGGAGCCGGTTGCCATCGGCACCGACTCCGTCGGCAAGACGATCGCCGGCGCCACGATCTCTGGTCAGGGCAACGACCTGGTACTCGACACGCTCTCGTTCTACCGGCCCACGCAGCCCGGTTCGTACCCGATCGTGCTGGCCACCTACGAGATCGTCTGCTCGAAGTACCCGGACGCGCAGGTCGGGACGGCGGTGAAGGCGTTCCTGCAGTCGACCATCGGCGGTGGCCAGAATGGGCTGGGTGACAACGGTTACGTCCCTATCCCGGACTCGTTCAAGTCGAGGCTGTCGACCGCGGTCAACGCGATCTCCTGA